Within Acidobacteriota bacterium, the genomic segment CGAGGAGCACGTCGGCGCCGGCCGGCGAGTGCTTGATCGCGTTGTCCACCAGGTTGACAAGAGCCTGCTGGAGCGCCTCGCGATCGACGGACATCTGGGGCGGCTCGGCGTCGTCGGTGGCCGTCTGGCACACGAGGCTCACGTGTCGCTGCGCGGCGTACGGCCGCATCACATCGGCGGTCTGCACGACGAGCGCCGGAAGATCGGCCGGCTCGAACGAGTACTGGCGCCGCCCGCGATCGATCCGGGAGAAGTCCAGCAGGTTCTCGACAAGCGATGACAACCGCCTGCATTCCTGGCCGATGACGCGGAGGTATTCCTGCCGGCGCTCGCCCGGTTCGATGGTGCCTCGCTCCAGGCTTTCCGCCATCAGCGTGACCGAGGCGATCGGGGCGCGCAGTTCGTGCGACACGCTTGCCACGAAGTTGGACTTCATCTCGCCGAGACGGCGCTGCCGCTCGAAAGCCCGCCAAGCGCCGACAAGGCCGCCAAACGCGGCGAGCGTCGCTGTGAAGACCAGCCCGATGGCCATCCATAACCGTACCCTGTAGCTCGCGTACAACGCGTTGGCATCCGCCAGTTCGAGGATGACGGTGAAGGCGTGGCCTCCCGGCACACCGCTCAGCCGGACGGCGCCGCCCGGTGCCTGGGAGCGCAACGGAATCGCCTGGGGCGCAATGCGAAACAGCTCACCGGCGAACGTGGATACCGCGTCGGAAGGCACGGCCAACGGCAGCGCAATCTGCCCAGATGCCGAAGCCAGTTCAACGGGATGTTCGGTGGCTGGCATCGCGCGGCCCACGCGCCAGGCGTGGTCCTCGAGCCGGATCGTCGCTGCCGCGTACTTCGGCACGTCGTCGCGGTCGGACGCCGCCGCCTGGAAGACGCGCTCCAACCGGCGCGCGGAAACCAGCGTGATCTGATAGGCGGAACGGCGGGGGACAGCGGTCCCTTCGTCGATTGCGACGAGTGGGTGTATGAGCGCCAACCACGCGCCGTTCCCTGTTTCGATCCATGCCGCCGTGGGGCGCACGGCGTCGATGCGCAATTGCCGCAGGAGATCGAGCGCAAGCTCGTTGGCCGCCCAGCGTCTGTTGATGCCGGCCATCGTCATGTTGCCGGCCGCGACACGGGTGGCGTCTTCGAGAATCAGTTTCGTCAGCAACGATGGGTGCTCGACGATTCGCCGTCTCAGATCCTGAAGCAGCACATCGGGCATCCCGCCGACACGCAGGTGCCTCAGGGCCAGCAGCAGCGCGAGGTCCGAGAGCGGCGTGCCCGATTCGCTCGCGATGCCGGCCGACCGGTTGGCGAGGTCCAGCAGCCGCTCGGTGGCTTTCGACAGGGTGTCCCGATTGACCTCCGCCCGAACCAGGATCCATTCCGCGTTGACTCGCGCAGCGCTCGACGCACCGGCCAGCGACGCCACCGCGCGACGAAGAGTCGCGAGATCCACATCCGCGGGCACGTCGGCGACGACCCGCCACGCGCGAGCCTGGGAGGGGGTGAGATCGCGGAGCCAGTCTGGCGGCGAAAGCGCCGACAGATAGTCGAGCGGTACGCGAATCCGACCATCGACAACAAGACCGCAGAGTGGCCCGCCGTCGCCCGCATCCGCCGGCGGAGCCTGCGCCTCGATGTCGCCCCCCGAACAAGCGGAGGCCACGAGCGCGGCGAGTTGGCTTTCCGCACGCGCTCCCCAGCGACGCGCGAGATCAGTGGCCAGCACAGCAGCATTCCGCCGGGCGTCCTGTTCAATCGATGCGCGATCCTGCCTCAGGGAGTACAACGCCGTCACCGACAGGATCACGACTGGAGGCACGATAAGCAGGATTTGCCACACGAATCTGGCGTCGTGCCGACGGCCTGGGATCGAGCGCGAGCGGACCATCGAACGGAGGATAGCACGCGGCAGCGGGGTCGCGACGAAGCGCGATGCGACCGCAAGGGCTGCCTAGGTGATCCCTATAAAGGCTGGTGGGTATTGGTAAGCAGGTAGCGGCCGTGCTGCCGATCCGCGTGGAGTTCGAAATCAACCACCTTGTACCCACGCGGGAGGTAGTGGTTGAAGATCTCCCGGGTGCCGAGGCGCCAGGCGTGGGCGAGGCCCGGATCGCCAGTCAACATCTCGGTGAATCCACCGGGAATCGCCACAGTCAGCCATGGCGCGTCCGCCCCGAGCGTCACGCCTCCACATCCGACCCATCGGCCGCGCGAGTTCAGGACGTTCACGAGCGGCGCGCGATCCCAGCTCTCTCTCCGTGACGCTGCGCCGCTGGCGGTCTCGTCGCGAGCGACAATCGCCTGCTCGACCCGTGGCGTGCGCATCCACCACTGCGCGATAAAACGGTCGGTTGGATTGCCCCGGTGTAGAACGCTGCTCGACTCGCCATAAACGTTCTCAACGTAGTCCTCGACGATCACGCCCAGGCGGCGAAAGTTGAGGTGGGCGTTGACGGCCTGCAGCGGATCGTACGTCCACTCCATCAACTCGAGACCCATCTCGATCGCGACGCGGCGCTGTTCAAGCTTGAGCTCGCGGCCCACACCGGTGCCGCGGTACTCGGGCAGCACGCCCAGCATGTGCGACCACTGCGTGGGCCGGCCGTCCTTGATCCCGGCAATCGAATACACGAACGCCACCAGGGCGTCGCCGTCGAAGGCGCCGAGCAGGATGCCGCCGCGCTTCAGCGTGATTACGAACATCGGGATGCCGACCGCGTCCTCCGGATCGCCGTACCCCCAGATCTCGCCCTCCAGAGCCATCACCTGTCGAAACTCATCGAAGGTATGGAGGGAGCGGATCGTCATGCCCGGATGTGGCGACTGAGTCCTTCGATTCATGAATTCGGCAACGAATTAGTTCGCTCAGGACTTAGTGCTGAGCGAGCATGTTTCACCGGATCGCCTCGCAGCAACACGCTACCGTATTTGCGAGTCGAAGCATTCAGCCATTCGACATCACTCCACGCGGGGATCCGGATCCGGGTCGAGACAGCACGAGATCCGGCAACTCCACCAGCGACTGGATCACCGGCACATCCTCGTAGCCCGGACCGAGCGAGCGCTGGAGAGGGCTTGACAGGCCGTCGCCCGATCGGCGAACCAACACGGCGCGCATCCCGGCCCGGCGCGCGCCCTCGATGTCGTGTTTCACGCTGTCGCCAACCATCACGGCGTCGCCAGGGGCGACATCAAGCGCGGTCAACGCCGCGTCGAAGATGGATCGATGGGGCTTGAGGAAGCCGTGCTCAGCTGACGACACCGCCGCCGAAATGAGGCCTCCGAGCGCAAAGTGCGCCGCGAATTCATCGAGCGGTCGCTGGGTGTTCGAGATGAGGCCGATCCGGAGCCCCGCATCCGCCAACCTCCTCAGCACCGGCTCGACGTCGTCGTACAGAAAGAAGTGATGGCACTCCGCCCATTCCTCGTAGATGTCACGCGCCGCATCCTGCGTGGCCGGGCCCGTGCCTCCCATGTGTTCGATGATGCTCCGCGTATAGTCGACGAACAGTTGCGCGTCGTAATTGTGTGCCTTGACTTCGTCGAGGATGGGCGCCGAATATGCGACCGCCGCACGGAAGCGCGACGGATCCACCCGCACGCCGTGCCGCGCGCAGAAGAACTCGTAGCCCTGGCCCTGGAGCGTTGGCCCCGGGTAGATCAGGGTGAAGTCGACGTCGAAGAAGACCGCGCGCGTCATGTCGTCGGAACCGCGTTCATTATACGAGCAGAACGGGGACGGGCTAGAATACGGGATCAATCATGTCCGACTGGAAAGCCACTCTCAATCTGCCCAAGACGGGCTTCCCGATGAAGGCCAACCTGCAGGCCACCGAGCCGCAGATGCTGGCGCACTGGGACGCCATCGACCTCTACCGCAAGCTTCGCGACAAGCGCCGGGGCGCGCCGGTTTTCATCCTGCACGACGGCCCGCCGTACGCGAACGGCGATATCCACCTCGGCACCGCGCTCAACAAGACGCTCAAGGACATTGTCGTGCGGTCGCGCTCGATGATGGGCTTCGACTCGCCGTACGTCCCGGGATGGGACTGCCACGGCCTGCCCATCGAGCTGAAGGTCGTCCGGGAGCTTGGCAAGCGGAAGGCGGAGATGAGCGTCGCCGACCTGCGCCGCGCGTGCCGCGAGTACGCGACCAGGTTTGTCGGCATCCAGCGCGAGCAGTTCAAACGCCTCGGCGTGATGGGCGACTGGGACGATCCGTACTTGACGATGGACTTCCGCTACCAGGCGGCGATCGTGCGGGCGCTCGGGCGGTTCGTCGAGCGGGGCATGGTCTACAAGGGCAAGAAGCCCGTGCACTGGTGCATTCACTGCCGCACGGCACTGGCCGAAGCCGAGGTGGAGTACGAGAACCACACCTCGCCGTCGATCTATGTCGAGTTCCAGCTCATGGACGAGTCGCGCGCGGAGCTTGGCTTGCGCGTGCCGGAGCTGAACAACCGCGCCGTGTCCGCGCTCATCTGGACGACCACGCCATGGACGATTCCGTCCAACCTCGCGCTGGCGTTCCACCCCGAGGCCATGTACGCCGCGTACCCGTTCGAAGGCCGGGTGGTCATCGTCGCCGAAGCGCTGGCTGATCAGCTGTCCAGCGAGCTGGGGCGGCCGTTTGTCCATCCGGTCGCGCGCATGCCAGGCACGGCGTTCGAGCACCTCCGGTTCCGGCATCCGCTCTACGATCGCGGGTCGCTCGGCGTGCTTGCTGAGTACGTCACGCTCGACACCGGCACGGGCGTGGTGCACACGGCACCGGGCCATGGCGCCGACGACTTCCGTACCGGCGTGCGGTATGGGATCGAGATCTACGCGCCGGTTGGCGGCGATGGCCGATTCCTCGCCGAGGTGGAGCGATTCGCCGGGCTCACCGTGTTCGAGGCCAACCCGGAAGTTGAGGATGCGCTTGCCGACGCGGGACGCCTCTGGAAGAAGGCGCGGTTCGATCACTCATACCCGCACTGCTGGCGCTGCCACAATCCCGTGATCTTCCTGGCGACCTCGCAGTGGTTCATTGGCATGGATGACACGGGACTGCGCGCCAGAGCGATCGCCGAGGTTGACGCCGTCCAGTGGTTCCCCGCCTGGGGCGGCGACCGCATGAAAGGCATGTTCGCGGGGAGGCCGGACTGGTGCATCTCCCGGCAGCGGTCATGGGGCGTCCCGATCCCCGCGGTCACCTGCAAGCAATGCGGCGTCGCGACGTTGACACCCGACCTGATCGAGCGTGCGGCGAAAGCGTTCGAACAGGATGGCGCCGAGGCTTGGTACGAACGCCCGATCGGCGACTTCGTGCCACCGGGGTTCGAGTGCCCGTCGTGCCACGCGACCGAATTCGAGCGTGAGCAGGACATCCTCGACGTCTGGTTCGACTCGGGTTCCAGCCACGAGGCCGTGCTCGCGGTCCATCCCGAACTGCGCTGGCCAGCCGACCTCTACCTCGAGGGATCGGATCAGTACCGCGGCTGGTTCCAGAGTTCGCTGCTCGTCGGCCTGGGTACGCGCGATCACGCCCCGTACCGGCAGGTCCTCACGCA encodes:
- a CDS encoding HAMP domain-containing sensor histidine kinase; the encoded protein is MWQILLIVPPVVILSVTALYSLRQDRASIEQDARRNAAVLATDLARRWGARAESQLAALVASACSGGDIEAQAPPADAGDGGPLCGLVVDGRIRVPLDYLSALSPPDWLRDLTPSQARAWRVVADVPADVDLATLRRAVASLAGASSAARVNAEWILVRAEVNRDTLSKATERLLDLANRSAGIASESGTPLSDLALLLALRHLRVGGMPDVLLQDLRRRIVEHPSLLTKLILEDATRVAAGNMTMAGINRRWAANELALDLLRQLRIDAVRPTAAWIETGNGAWLALIHPLVAIDEGTAVPRRSAYQITLVSARRLERVFQAAASDRDDVPKYAAATIRLEDHAWRVGRAMPATEHPVELASASGQIALPLAVPSDAVSTFAGELFRIAPQAIPLRSQAPGGAVRLSGVPGGHAFTVILELADANALYASYRVRLWMAIGLVFTATLAAFGGLVGAWRAFERQRRLGEMKSNFVASVSHELRAPIASVTLMAESLERGTIEPGERRQEYLRVIGQECRRLSSLVENLLDFSRIDRGRRQYSFEPADLPALVVQTADVMRPYAAQRHVSLVCQTATDDAEPPQMSVDREALQQALVNLVDNAIKHSPAGADVLLGLEVDADEATSDTRRPVRVRLFVTDHGPGIPADEQTRIFEPFYRRGSELRRETQGIGIGLSIVKHVAEAHGGRVVVRSSPGSGSRFTIELPVPAEPAS
- a CDS encoding HAD family hydrolase; translated protein: MTRAVFFDVDFTLIYPGPTLQGQGYEFFCARHGVRVDPSRFRAAVAYSAPILDEVKAHNYDAQLFVDYTRSIIEHMGGTGPATQDAARDIYEEWAECHHFFLYDDVEPVLRRLADAGLRIGLISNTQRPLDEFAAHFALGGLISAAVSSAEHGFLKPHRSIFDAALTALDVAPGDAVMVGDSVKHDIEGARRAGMRAVLVRRSGDGLSSPLQRSLGPGYEDVPVIQSLVELPDLVLSRPGSGSPRGVMSNG
- the ileS gene encoding isoleucine--tRNA ligase → MSDWKATLNLPKTGFPMKANLQATEPQMLAHWDAIDLYRKLRDKRRGAPVFILHDGPPYANGDIHLGTALNKTLKDIVVRSRSMMGFDSPYVPGWDCHGLPIELKVVRELGKRKAEMSVADLRRACREYATRFVGIQREQFKRLGVMGDWDDPYLTMDFRYQAAIVRALGRFVERGMVYKGKKPVHWCIHCRTALAEAEVEYENHTSPSIYVEFQLMDESRAELGLRVPELNNRAVSALIWTTTPWTIPSNLALAFHPEAMYAAYPFEGRVVIVAEALADQLSSELGRPFVHPVARMPGTAFEHLRFRHPLYDRGSLGVLAEYVTLDTGTGVVHTAPGHGADDFRTGVRYGIEIYAPVGGDGRFLAEVERFAGLTVFEANPEVEDALADAGRLWKKARFDHSYPHCWRCHNPVIFLATSQWFIGMDDTGLRARAIAEVDAVQWFPAWGGDRMKGMFAGRPDWCISRQRSWGVPIPAVTCKQCGVATLTPDLIERAAKAFEQDGAEAWYERPIGDFVPPGFECPSCHATEFEREQDILDVWFDSGSSHEAVLAVHPELRWPADLYLEGSDQYRGWFQSSLLVGLGTRDHAPYRQVLTHGMVVTEEGRKMSKSLGNDIPPETVIKQSGAEILRLWVASVDFREEVRFGPEILARVVEAYRKLRNTLRILAANLTDFNPATDVVPPPVMDEVDRFAMARYGEVATEIRAAYEAYDFPAIFQTLNAFISVDLSAFYVDVSKDRVYTLAANAHARRSAQTAMFAIADGLARLVAPVLPVLAEEYWKHLPGEREESVHLAEFPRDVHLFSDETLVARWSRLLKVRAAVNVELEKLRQSKVIGQSLEAVVHLHGVGPVQELLTSHWAHLPALFITSQVDDQTTAPVTGQAPPDGSVYVEGEGSAVHIVAFRAAGTKCDRCWRYVPAVSSAPGREGVCPRCEDALGTSTR